The window CTGGCCGCCGCGGCCGGATGACCGGGGTCCGCCTTGTCCGCGCGTCCCCGCCGGAATTCGGCCTCCTCGGCCACCAAGAGCCAGAGCCCGAGCAGCAGCGCGAAGCCGGCGGCGAGCGTGGACGGTGCGGGGTGCAGACCCGAGGCGAGGATGCTGGTCAACAGGCTCATCGGCGCGCCCTCCTGGAAGGCAGATTGCGGATGAGATTTTAATGGAGCGTTGACGGGGCGATGCCGGCGACATCCGGCACCTGGGGACGCGTCGCGCCGCACCCTGCCCGGCGCGGCGGATTCGCGCTAGACTGACGGCGATGAAGATCGAAATCGACATGGGCGCCACGGCCGCGTCGGGCGCCGTCCCCGGGCCCGCCCTGCTCGACCTCGAAGAGCTGCTCGCGACCCGCCTCCTCGTCCAGGGCAACTCCGGCTCGGGCAAGTCGCACCTTCTGCGCCGCCTGCTGGAGCAGAGCGCGCCGTACGTGCAGCAGGTCGTGGTCGACCCCGAGGGCGACTTCGTCGGCCTCGCCGAACGCTTCGGCCACGTGGTGGTGGACGGCGACCGCTCCGTGGCGGAGCTCGAAACCATCGCGGCCCGCGTCCGCCAGCACCGCATCTCGGCCGTGCTGACGCTGGAGAAGCTCGACGCCGAGATGCAGATGCGCGCCGCGGCGGTCTTTCTCAACGCGCTGTTCGACGCCGACCGCGACCACTGGTTCCCGGCGCTGATCATCGTCGACGAGGCGCAGCTCTTCGCCCCCGCGGTGTCGGGCGACGTGTCGGAGGAGGCGCGCAAGCTGTCGCTCGGCGCCATGACCAACCTGATGTGCCGCGGCCGAAAGCGCGGCCTCGCCGGCGTCATCGCCACGCAGCGTCTGGCCAAGCTCGCCAAGAACGTCGCCGCCGAGGCCACCAACTTCCTGATGGGCCGCACCTTCCTCGACATCGACATGGCCCGCGCCGCCGACCTGCTCGGGCTGGAGCGGCGGCAGGCCGAGGTGTTCCGCGAGCTGCAGCGCGGGCATTTCGTGGCGCTCGGCCCGGCGCTGTCGCGCCGTCCGCTGCCCATCAAGGTCGGCGGCGTCGAGACGGCGCCGCGCGGCGGCACGCCGAAGCTGACCCCCCTGCCCGAGCCCGCCGGGGCCGACGCGCGCGACCTCATCCTCGCGCCGGTGCCGGTCGGGCCGGCGCGCGCCAACGCGGCCGAGCGCCGCGCCGCGGCCCCGCCGCCGCCCTCCGTCAACCAGATCCTCGA is drawn from Lichenibacterium dinghuense and contains these coding sequences:
- a CDS encoding ATP-binding protein, which encodes MKIEIDMGATAASGAVPGPALLDLEELLATRLLVQGNSGSGKSHLLRRLLEQSAPYVQQVVVDPEGDFVGLAERFGHVVVDGDRSVAELETIAARVRQHRISAVLTLEKLDAEMQMRAAAVFLNALFDADRDHWFPALIIVDEAQLFAPAVSGDVSEEARKLSLGAMTNLMCRGRKRGLAGVIATQRLAKLAKNVAAEATNFLMGRTFLDIDMARAADLLGLERRQAEVFRELQRGHFVALGPALSRRPLPIKVGGVETAPRGGTPKLTPLPEPAGADARDLILAPVPVGPARANAAERRAAAPPPPSVNQILEEIVRNRPAPAPAEEVPALPPEERERALKAIAREIMADGDSFFRPEPVLFGDFQVRCRIGKLGAVAPAEFRLHINAARAGLDAETAENAEWDRALAIARAIPDDLQAVYLIMAGAALTGAPCPSDNEVARRCGMHSAGRARSRVKHLDKGDLVVTRSDMSGNRVAVVAELGWETAPGDPNAPARVPDEAPAAPDLFGLPERSAAE